A single region of the Peromyscus eremicus chromosome 16_21, PerEre_H2_v1, whole genome shotgun sequence genome encodes:
- the LOC131926129 gene encoding LOW QUALITY PROTEIN: uncharacterized protein LOC131926129 (The sequence of the model RefSeq protein was modified relative to this genomic sequence to represent the inferred CDS: substituted 1 base at 1 genomic stop codon), producing the protein MHLLVEEPPPYQAGPTRRPGGATVAPAAAGVAPAAAGVAPATAVEAAAALAAAIRPEGLNQQLQYWPFSASDLYNWKQHNPPFSRDPVALTNLIESILVTHRPTWDDCQQLLQTLLTVEEKQRVFLEARKQVPGDDGRPSQLPNVIDAAFPLTRPNWNFNTPEGREHLRLYRQLLLAGLRAAARRPTNLAQVRNVIQGKEETPAAFLERLKEAYRMYTPYDPEDPGQAPGIILSFIYQSSSDIRTKLQRLEGLQALGLPDLVKEAEKVFNKRETPEEREEKRWQKQEERDRKQHREIKRVLAAVVSQGQRREGDRPGGRRRPPLDKDQCAYCKEKGHWARECPKKPQGPLRPKPKTVDLLSLEDXGGRGQEPPPEPRITLKIGGQPVTFLVDTGAEHSVLTHAGVPLSRHSALVQGATGNRRYHWTTERKVQLASGQVTHSFLHIPECPHPLLGRDLLTKLKAQIYFDEEGPRVTGPRGGPLQILALNLEEEYRLFESEPSKKAPEELQNWLEEFPQAWAETGGLGLAHDQPPLMISLKASATPVSIRQYPMSREAHEGIKPHIRRLLDQGVLKPCQSPWNTPLLPVKKPGTGDYRPVQDLREVNKRVEDIHPTVPNPYNLLSTLPPTHVWYTVLDLKDAFFCLRLHPKSQLLFAFEWRDPEQGLSGQLTWTRLPQGFKNSPTLFDEALHADLAGFRVEHPTLTVLQYVDDLLLAARSRAECLEGTRALLARLGQKGYRASARKAQICRDKVTYLGYTLTGGQRWLTEARKETILSIPPPRSPRQVREFLGTAGYCRLWIPRFAELAAPLYPLTKPGVMFQWGEKQQEAFQQIKKALLEAPALGLPDLTKPFELFIDENSGFAKGVLVQRLGPWRRPVAYLSKKLDPVAIGWPPCLRMVAAIAVLLKDAGKLTLGQPLTVLASHAVEALVRQPPDRWLSNARMTYYQALLLDSDRVTFGPVVSLNPATLLPLPSPSIEHDCLQILAEAHGTRPDLTDQPLKNPDVVWYTDGSSYLDGGERRAGAAVTTESEVVWASALPPGTSAQRAELIALTQALRMAEGKKLIVYTDSRYAFATAHVHGEIYRRRGLLTSAGKEIKNKKEILDLLRALFLPLQLSIVHCPGHQKDNSKIAKGNRLADLTARTVASQPIGNSQLMAIQDTPEPPPPGREPMPYSPDHTHHMLQFLHALTHLSETKIKTLIDRENTGTILLNQNRVLRRVASTCPACAQVNAGKAHLAKGARLRGHRPGVHWEIDFTEVKPGLYGYRYLLVFVDTFSGWIEAFPTKNETANIVTKKLLEEIFPRYGMPQILGSDNGPAFVSQVSQKVAKLLGMDWRLHCAYRPQSSGQVERANRTIKETLTKLTLATGTRDWVLLLPLALYRARNTPGPHGLTPFEILYGAPPPVVKFLHPDISSFATSPTLGAHLQALQLVQKEIWKPLAKAYQEQLDKPVVPHPFQVGDSVWVRRHQTSSLEPRWKGPYTVLLTTPTALKVDGIAAWIHASHVKAAGEADSAGSRESTWTVCRTQNPLKIRLARGSRGSSSSPSSCSLSTPRGLGRQRART; encoded by the exons ATGC atctcctggtagAGGAGCCCCCTCCTTATCAGGCTGGACCCACTCGGCGACCCGGCGGAGCGACAGTGGCTCCCGCCGCCGCAGGGGTGGCTCCCGCAGCCGCAGGGGTGGCTCCCGCCACCGCGGTGGAGGCGGCGGCCGCATTAGCAGCCGCCATccggcc AGAAGGGCTGAACCAACAACTACAATACTGGCCCTTCTCTGCTTCAGACCTTTATAACTGGAAACAACATAACCCCCCTTTTTCCAGGGACCCCGTTGCTTTAACTAACCTAATTGAATCCATCCTAGTGACTCACAGGCCAACTTGGGACgattgtcagcagctcctgcagaccctcttgacagtggaggagaagcagagagttttcctggaggcccggaaaCAGGTTCCGGGCGATGACGGGAGGCCATCCCAACTCCCGAATGTCATCGATGCGGCTTTTCCCTTGACTCGCCCTAACTGGAACTTCAAtacgcctgaaggtagggagcatctacgcctctatcgccagttgctcttagcgggtctccgagcggccgctagaaggcctactAATTTGGCTCAGGTTAGAAATgtaatacagggaaaggaagagacacccgctgcatttctagaaagattgaaggaagcttataggatgtatactccgtatgatccggaagacccaggtcaggctccaggtattatcctatcatttatctatcagtctagcTCAGATATCAGAACTaaattgcagcggttggagggtctacaggcgttagggttgccagacctagtgaaggaagcagagaaagtatttaataagagagaaactcctgaagagcgagaggaaaagagatggcagaaacaagaggaaagggataggaaacagcatagagagataaagagagttTTGGCCGCCGTTGTATCCcagggacagcggagagagggagataggCCGGGAGgacgaaggaggccacccctagataaagatcaatgtgcttactgcaaggagaagggacactgggcccgggaatgtcccaagaagccacaaggacccctccggcccaagcccaagactgtggacctccttagtctggaggactaggggggtcgaggccaggagcccccccctgagcctaggataaccctcaagatcggggggcagcccgtgaccttcctggttgatactggtgccgaacattcagtcTTAACCCATGCCGGAGTGCCCcttagccggcattctgcactggtaCAAGGGGCAACTGGAAACAGGAGATATCACTGGACTACCGAGAGAAAAGttcaactggcttcagggcaagtaacccattcctttctgcacatacctgaatgcccccatccgctgttaggacgggatCTATTAACCAAGCTAAAAGcacaaatctattttgatgaagaGGGACCAAGGGTCACGGGTCCTAGAGGGGGCCCTCTACAAATCCTGGCCCTCAATCTAGAAGAAGAAtaccgtttgtttgagtcagaacccTCGAAAAAGGCCCCTGAGGAATTACAGAACTGGTTAGAAGAATTTCCTCaagcctgggcagagactgggggtcTGGGGTTGGCACACGAtcagccaccgctgatgatctcattaaaggcctccgcgACTCCCGTCTCAATTAGACAatacccaatgtcacgggaagcCCATGAGGGAATTAAACCCCATATCCGGAGGCTCCTGGACCAAGGGGTACTAAAGCCCTGTCAGTCCCCATGGAATACCCCTCTCTTGCCCGTAAAGAaaccggggacaggggactacaggCCAGTCCAGGATTTGAGAGAAGTCAATAAGCGGGTGGAGGACATACACCCCACGGTGCCCAACCCTTACAACCTCCTGAGTACCCTCCCACCGACGCACGTCTGGTACACGGTATTAGACCtgaaagatgccttcttctgcttgAGACTGCACCCTAAAAGCCAACTACTGTTTGCCTTTGAATGGAGAGACCCGGAACAGGGACTCTCGGGACAGCTGACCTGGACACGGCTCCCTCAAGGCTTCAAaaatagcccaaccctctttGATGAGGCCCTGCATGCAGATCTGGCCGGGTTCCGGGTCGAGCATCCAACCCTGACCGTGCTCCAGTACGTAGACGACTTACTTCTGGCCGCCAGGAGTCGGGCCGAGTGCCTAGAGGGCACTCGGGCTTTACTGGCCAGGCTTGGACAGAAGGGCTACAGGGCCTCGGCCAGAAAGGCACAAATTTGCCGAGACAAGGTCACGTACCTGGGCTATACCCTGACTGGGGGACAGAGATGGCTGACGGAGGCCAGGAAAGAGACAATACTCTCCATTCCCCCTCCTCGCAGCCCCCGCCAGGTTCGGGAATTCCTGGGTACGGCTGGGTACTGTCGCTTATGGATCCCCAGGTTCGCTGAATTGGCCGCCCCCCTATATCCCCTCACAAAACCAGGGGTAATGTTCCAATGgggagagaagcagcaggaagcattccaacagatcaagaaggccttacttgaggccccggctCTGGGTTTGCCAGATCTTACCAAACCCTTTGAACTGTTTATAGATGAGAACTCGGGCTTTGCTAAAGGGGTGCTGGTGCAAAGACTGGGACCCTGGAGAAGACCTGTGGCATACTTGTCCAAGAAATTGGACCCTGTGGCCATAggatggcctccctgcctccgcatggtggcagccattgcaGTTCTACTCAAGGATGCCGGGAAACTGACCCTGGGTCAGCCCCTGACTGTACTGGCCTCCCATGCCGTGGAGGCCTTGGTCCGACAACCACCAGACAGATGGCTCTCCAACGCCCGAATGACTTACTACCAGGCCTTACTCTTGGACTCAGACCGGGTCACGTTCGGACCCGTTGTctcccttaaccctgccaccttgctgccGCTGCCTAGCCCATCCATAGAGCATGATTGCCTCCAGATTTTAGCCGAGGCGCATGGCACTCGCCCTGACCTAACAGATCAGCCGCTCAAGAACCCAGATGTtgtctggtacacagatgggagcagctACCTGGACGGAGGAGAACGCAGGGCCGGGGCAGCTGTTACCACCGAGTCCGAAGTGGTATGGGCCTCGGCCCTCCCGCCTGGGACTTCGGCTCAGCGGGCGGAACTGATCGCCCTCACCCAGGCCCTTcggatggcagaaggtaagaaaCTCATCGTGTATACAGATAGCAGATACGCCTTCGCCACTGCACATGTCCATGGTGAAATCTACCGACGGAGGGGCCTGCTCACATCCGCAGGTAAAGAGatcaagaacaaaaaggaaatccTGGACCTCCTGCGGGCCCTGTTTCTCCCGCTCCAGCTCAGCATTGTCCACTGCCCGGGGCACCAAAAAGACAACTCCAAGATAGCCAAGGGGAACCGGCTGGCGGATTTGACTGCCCGGACAGTGGCATCCCAGCCAATAGGGAATAGCCAGTTAATGGCTATACAGGACACTCCAGAGCCTCCTCCACCCGGGAGAGAGCCCATGCCCTACAGCCccga TCACACCCACCATATGTTACAATTCCTCCATGCCCTAACTCATCTAagtgagacaaaaataaagaccctgatagacagagaaaacaccggGACAATTCTGCTAAACCAGAATCGGGTGCTCCGACGGGTGGCCTCTACCTGCCCCGCATGTGCCCAGGTCAATGCAGGTAAAGCACATCTAGCCAAAGGAGCCCGTTTGAGGGGCCACCGTCCCGGTGTGCATTGGGAGATAGACTTTACAGAAGTAAAACCCGGACTCTATgggtaccggtacctcctggtctttgtggacaccttttcaggatggattgaggcatttccaaccaagaatgagaCGGCTAATATAGtcacaaagaaactgttggaggaaatcttcccaaggtatgggatgcctcagaTATTGGGGTCAGACAATGGGCCTGCCTTCGTCTCCCAGGTAAGTCAGAAGGTGGCCAAACTGTTGGGGATGGACTGGAGACTCCATTGCgcataccgcccccagagttcaggacaggtagagcgagctaataggacaatcaaggagactttaaccaaattaacgcttgcaactggcactagagattgggtgctcctactccccttggctctttaccgagcccggaatactcctgggccgcacggcctaaccccttttgaaattctctatggggccccacctccagtcgtgaaatttctccatcctgatatctcatcttttgctaCCAGCCCCACTTTAGgggcacatctacaggccctccagctggtgcagaaggagatctggaaacccttggctaaagcctaccaagagcagctggacaagccggtggtcccccaccctttccaggttggggactccgtttgggttCGGCGCCACCAGACTTCGAGTCTAGAGCCACGGTGGAAGGGGCCTTAtactgtcttgctgaccacccccactgcactcaaggttgacgggattgctgcatggatccacgcctctcatgtgaaggctgccggggagGCCGACTCAGCAGGATCCAGAGAATCAACATGGACAGTGTGCCGCACACAGAACCCCCTAAAAATAAGGTTGGCCCGCGGCTCCCGcggctcttcttcctccccctcttcttgctctctgtctaCCCCCAGGGGATTAGGGCGGCAGAGAGCCCGCACCTAG